The sequence TACACGGGCGGCTCGGACTGGTTCACGGTGACCGGCAGCCCGGTGCGCTGCGAATCGGAGGAGTTCAGCCGCGTGCTGCACCAGGCCGTGGTGGACGCCGTACGCGCCGACGGGGCGGCCACGGTCCCGCAGGACCTGCCCCAGGACGCCCCGCGGATTCCGCGCACGCCGGCCACCTGATCGGCTCCCCGCGGTGCCGATCAGAGGGGCCGACGCCGCCGGGTTGCGGGGTTCGGCGAGCGGGCTTACAGCCCGACCACCCCGTCGAGCAGGGCCGGCGGGGTGGTGTCCGGAGCGGCTCGCTCCCTCAGGGCTCGACCGTGAGGATGCCGTACGCGACGAAGGTCGCGGCGGCGGTCCCCAGCAGCGCGAGACGCCCGGCCGCGAGCCCCAGCGCGAGGGCGCGGGCCCGGCCGCCCCCGGCCCGTGACAGCAGGGTCGCGGTCCCGGCCAGGGAGGCGATCAGGGCGAAAGCGGTCGCGAAGACGGCGAGGGCCGTGGGCGAGGTGGGACCGGTGGTAGGGCCGTGGTCCTCCGTGATCCCGGGCAGCAGGAGGCCGACGGCGCACAGGGCGAGGGACGCGAGAGCGGTGGCCAGGACGTCGAAGGCGAGGGTGAGGGCCCAGCCGACAGGCAGCACCGCATCCGTGCGCGGTCTGCGGGTCACTGACATGTGCTGCTCCACGGGGTGCCCGGACGGCCACTCTCGGCCCGTCCGGCCGAAAACGGCTGGTACGCGTCACAACCTAGCGGTTGGGGGCGCCGAACCACACGGGCACCCGGTCGATCAGATCCCGCTGGTCGGCGCCGACCCAGGCGACATGCCCGTCCGGGCGGAGCAGCACCGCGGGCACGTCCACGTCCTCGCTGTCGTCGACGACATGGTCGATCCGGTCGGCCCAGCCGGTCACCGAGAGCCGACCGGTCCGGTCCAGCAGGAGTCCGCGGCCCTCGTGCGTCAACTCGTAGAGACTCCCCCGCTTCAGCGTGATGTCCCGCATCCGCCGACCGAGCAGTTCGTGGCCCTCGCCGAGGTCGTAGCGGATCCCGATGGCGGTGATCTTCTCGATCAGGTACCGGTTGACGTTCTCGAACTCCATCAGCTCGGACAGCAGCCGGCGCACCGCCCTTGCCCCGGGTTCCGTGGACATCAGCTCCATCTGCGCGCGGGTGTTGTCGAGTACGTCGGCGGCCACCGGGTGGCGTTCGGCCTCGTAGGTGTCCAACAGGCCTTCCGGCGCCCAGCCGGCCACCTCGGCGGCCAGTTTCCAGCCGAGGTTGAAGGCGTCCTGGATCCCGAGGTTGAGGCCTTGGCCACCGGTGGGCGGGTGGATGTGCGCCGCGTCACCGGCCAACAGCACCCGGCCGACCCGGTAGCGCTCGGCCTGCCGGGTGGCATCGCCGAACCGCGACAGCCGACGCGGTGAGTGGGCACCGAAGTCGGTACCGCCGACGGCCCGCAACCGTTGCTTGAACTCCTCGAAGGTCGGCGCGGCGGCCCGGTCCTCGGCCACCCCCTCGGCCGGTACGACGACGCGGTACACGCCGTTCCCGAGGGGCGCGGCGCCGAACCGCAGGTGTGTCTTGCGTACCTCGGCCATCACGGCGGCCAGCGTGTCGGGCTCCGCGGTCAACTCCATCTCGCCGAGCAGCGTCTCGACCCGGGAGGGCTCGCCGGGGAAGCCGATGCCGAGCAGTTTGCGCACCGTACTGCGGCCGCCGTCGCAGCCGACGAGGTGGCGCGAACGCAGCCGCGTACCGTCTCCCAGCTCGACGCTCACCCCGTCCTGGTCCTGGCTCAGCCCGACCAGCTCGTGGCCGCGCCGGATCTCGGCACCGAGCTCGGTGGCGCGCTCGGACAGCAGGCGATCGGTGACGGGCTGGGGGATGCCGAGGACGTACGAGTGGGCGGTGTCCATCCCGTCGGGCCAGGACGTGCCGAGGCCGGCGAAGAAGCCGCCGACCTCGAAGCGCCGGCCGTGCTCGAGGAACCGCTCCAGCAGGCCGCGCTGGGCCATCACCTCGATGCTGCGCACGTGCAGGCCGAGCGCGCGGACGAACGGAGTCGGCTCCGTCTCCCTCTCCAGCACGAGCACGCGCACACCGTGCAACCGCAACTCGCAGGCCAGCATCAGACCGGTCGGCCCGCCGCCGACAACGATCACGTCGATCATCGCAATTCCCCCATCAGCACGTCGCACGAAATCCGTATGCCGATAGGGGCGCACAGAATTCGTGAATCCCGGATTTCGCTCTGTCGGTGGGAGAGTCTGCGGGACGACGGGGGCCTTGCCGCAAGCCCCCCGTTGCGCTATATCTTGAGAGTGGCAAGGAGTGGTCCATCTCCTTGCCTTTTGTTTTCGGACCTCGCTGAGCTTGTCCTTCACCTTCGGCGGTCTGCTGCTGGATCGGGCGGGCCCATGAAAGCGTCGAGCTCTTCGATGATCGTGCGGAGTTCGCGGGCTCCGCGAGGTGACAGTGCTCGGATCACGCCGTCGAGCAGGGCACGGCCTTCGAACGGGTTGCCGCAGCAGTACCGGTGGACGTTGCCGAACTCCTCATCGTGCCAGAGCTCGCGCGTGGGCCGGTGGACGTAGTCCTTCCACAGACGCAATGCCGCGCTGATGTCCCCGGGCCGGAGATAGTTCCGCGTGCGTTCAAGGTGAACGACCTCGGACAG comes from Streptomyces virginiae and encodes:
- the rox gene encoding rifampin monooxygenase, with the translated sequence MKDKLSEVRKQKARRWTTPCHSQDIAQRGACGKAPVVPQTLPPTERNPGFTNSVRPYRHTDFVRRADGGIAMIDVIVVGGGPTGLMLACELRLHGVRVLVLERETEPTPFVRALGLHVRSIEVMAQRGLLERFLEHGRRFEVGGFFAGLGTSWPDGMDTAHSYVLGIPQPVTDRLLSERATELGAEIRRGHELVGLSQDQDGVSVELGDGTRLRSRHLVGCDGGRSTVRKLLGIGFPGEPSRVETLLGEMELTAEPDTLAAVMAEVRKTHLRFGAAPLGNGVYRVVVPAEGVAEDRAAAPTFEEFKQRLRAVGGTDFGAHSPRRLSRFGDATRQAERYRVGRVLLAGDAAHIHPPTGGQGLNLGIQDAFNLGWKLAAEVAGWAPEGLLDTYEAERHPVAADVLDNTRAQMELMSTEPGARAVRRLLSELMEFENVNRYLIEKITAIGIRYDLGEGHELLGRRMRDITLKRGSLYELTHEGRGLLLDRTGRLSVTGWADRIDHVVDDSEDVDVPAVLLRPDGHVAWVGADQRDLIDRVPVWFGAPNR